The following proteins come from a genomic window of Erpetoichthys calabaricus chromosome 18, fErpCal1.3, whole genome shotgun sequence:
- the LOC114669267 gene encoding P2X purinoceptor 4-like isoform X1: MSNSGGDCCGCSSLCQLLFEYDTPRIVHIKSRKVGLINRLFQMGILAYVIGWVFVWQKGYQEFDTVISSVTTKVKGIAVTDNSAGVRIWDVADYIIPPQEETSFFVMTNMIVTPDQEQGHCAEMPGPSTTCTSDRNCTKGLVNVKSNGVQTGRCVAFNGTVQTCEVLAWCPVENDQTLPKPALLKDAENFTVLVKNNIRYPRFNFTKRNILPHINSTYLQQCVFHRLTDPECPIFRLGDIVQEAGENFQDMAIEGGVMGIQIKWECDLDQLWSKCIPRYTFRRLDNKDPDNNVAPGYNFRFSKYYKSANGTEIRTLIKAFGIRFDVMVFGKAGKFNIIPTMINIGSGLALFGVATVLCDIIVLYLLKKRFYYREKKYKMRPSVLESEALLIEECLGNNRPTDVIEIRTPLLTLHQVLSQI, translated from the exons ATGTCCAACTCCGGCGGCGACTGCTGTGGCTGCAGTTCTCTGTGTCAACTGCTCTTTGAATACGACACTCCCAGAATAGTGCACATAAAGAGCAGGAAGGTGGGCTTGATTAACCGCTTATTCCAAATGGGGATCCTAGCCTACGTGATCGG CTGGGTGTTTGTGTGGCAGAAGGGATATCAGGAATTTGACACCGTCATCAGTTCTGTCACCACCAAAGTTAAGGGCATTGCGGTGACCGACAACAGCGCGGGAGTGCGGATCTGGGATGTGGCTGATTATATCATACCTCCCCAG GAAGAAACCTCTTTTTTTGTGATGACTAACATGATTGTCACACCTGATCAAGAGCAAGGTCATTGTGCCGAG atGCCTGGTCCATCTACAACTTGCACCTCAGACAGGAACTGCACTAAAGGACTTGTTAATGTCAAGAGCAATG GTGTCCAAACAGGAAGGTGTGTGGCTTTCAATGGAACTGTCCAAACCTGTGAAGTGCTTGCCTGGTGTCCTGTGGAAAATGACCAAACTCTGCCCAA gcCGGCACTTTTGAAGGATGCTGAAAACTTCACAGTCCTCGTGAAGAACAATATTCGATATCCTAGGTTCAATTTTACAAA GAGGAACATTTTGCCCCATATCAACTCCACTTATCTGCAGCAGTGTGTATTTCATCGTCTGACAGATCCCGAATGTCCAATTTTTCGACTTGGGGATATTGTTCAAGAGGCTGGGGAAAACTTCCAGGATATGGCAATTGAA GGTGGTGTGATGGGAATCCAAATCAAATGGGAATGTGATTTAGATCAGTTATGGTCCAAGTGTATTCCTCGTTATACTTTTCGCCGGCTGGATAACAAAGACCCAGACAATAATGTTGCACCAGGCTACAACTTCAG ATTTTCCAAATACTACAAGTCTGCAAATGGCACTGAAATCCGAACTCTGATCAAAGCTTTTGGGATACGCTTTGATGTCATGGTTTTTGGAAAG GCTGGAAAGTTTAACATCATCCCTACAATGATCAACATCGGTTCTGGTCTTGCACTCTTTGGCGTT GCGACAGTGCTTTGTGACATCATTGTTCTGTACCTATTGAAGAAAAGATTTTactacagagaaaagaaatacaA GATGAGGCCCTCTGTCCTGGAAAGTGAAGCCCTTTTGATAGAAGAGTGCCTTGGCAACAACAGACCTACTGATGTAATTGAGATCAGAACTCCTCTTTTAACTTTACACCAAGTTCTTTCTCAGATTTAA
- the LOC114669267 gene encoding P2X purinoceptor 4-like isoform X3 yields the protein MSNSGGDCCGCSSLCQLLFEYDTPRIVHIKSRKVGLINRLFQMGILAYVIGWVFVWQKGYQEFDTVISSVTTKVKGIAVTDNSAGVRIWDVADYIIPPQEETSFFVMTNMIVTPDQEQGHCAEMPGPSTTCTSDRNCTKGLVNVKSNGVQTGRCVAFNGTVQTCEVLAWCPVENDQTLPKPALLKDAENFTVLVKNNIRYPRFNFTKRNILPHINSTYLQQCVFHRLTDPECPIFRLGDIVQEAGENFQDMAIEGGVMGIQIKWECDLDQLWSKCIPRYTFRRLDNKDPDNNVAPGYNFRFSKYYKSANGTEIRTLIKAFGIRFDVMVFGKAGKFNIIPTMINIGSGLALFGVATVLCDIIVLYLLKKRFYYREKKYKYVEDYEFDEALCPGK from the exons ATGTCCAACTCCGGCGGCGACTGCTGTGGCTGCAGTTCTCTGTGTCAACTGCTCTTTGAATACGACACTCCCAGAATAGTGCACATAAAGAGCAGGAAGGTGGGCTTGATTAACCGCTTATTCCAAATGGGGATCCTAGCCTACGTGATCGG CTGGGTGTTTGTGTGGCAGAAGGGATATCAGGAATTTGACACCGTCATCAGTTCTGTCACCACCAAAGTTAAGGGCATTGCGGTGACCGACAACAGCGCGGGAGTGCGGATCTGGGATGTGGCTGATTATATCATACCTCCCCAG GAAGAAACCTCTTTTTTTGTGATGACTAACATGATTGTCACACCTGATCAAGAGCAAGGTCATTGTGCCGAG atGCCTGGTCCATCTACAACTTGCACCTCAGACAGGAACTGCACTAAAGGACTTGTTAATGTCAAGAGCAATG GTGTCCAAACAGGAAGGTGTGTGGCTTTCAATGGAACTGTCCAAACCTGTGAAGTGCTTGCCTGGTGTCCTGTGGAAAATGACCAAACTCTGCCCAA gcCGGCACTTTTGAAGGATGCTGAAAACTTCACAGTCCTCGTGAAGAACAATATTCGATATCCTAGGTTCAATTTTACAAA GAGGAACATTTTGCCCCATATCAACTCCACTTATCTGCAGCAGTGTGTATTTCATCGTCTGACAGATCCCGAATGTCCAATTTTTCGACTTGGGGATATTGTTCAAGAGGCTGGGGAAAACTTCCAGGATATGGCAATTGAA GGTGGTGTGATGGGAATCCAAATCAAATGGGAATGTGATTTAGATCAGTTATGGTCCAAGTGTATTCCTCGTTATACTTTTCGCCGGCTGGATAACAAAGACCCAGACAATAATGTTGCACCAGGCTACAACTTCAG ATTTTCCAAATACTACAAGTCTGCAAATGGCACTGAAATCCGAACTCTGATCAAAGCTTTTGGGATACGCTTTGATGTCATGGTTTTTGGAAAG GCTGGAAAGTTTAACATCATCCCTACAATGATCAACATCGGTTCTGGTCTTGCACTCTTTGGCGTT GCGACAGTGCTTTGTGACATCATTGTTCTGTACCTATTGAAGAAAAGATTTTactacagagaaaagaaatacaAGTATGTGGAGGACTATGAATTT GATGAGGCCCTCTGTCCTGGAAAGTGA
- the LOC114669267 gene encoding P2X purinoceptor 4-like isoform X2, whose protein sequence is MSNSGGDCCGCSSLCQLLFEYDTPRIVHIKSRKVGLINRLFQMGILAYVIGWVFVWQKGYQEFDTVISSVTTKVKGIAVTDNSAGVRIWDVADYIIPPQEETSFFVMTNMIVTPDQEQGHCAEMPGPSTTCTSDRNCTKGLVNVKSNGVQTGRCVAFNGTVQTCEVLAWCPVENDQTLPKPALLKDAENFTVLVKNNIRYPRFNFTKRNILPHINSTYLQQCVFHRLTDPECPIFRLGDIVQEAGENFQDMAIEGGVMGIQIKWECDLDQLWSKCIPRYTFRRLDNKDPDNNVAPGYNFRFSKYYKSANGTEIRTLIKAFGIRFDVMVFGKAGKFNIIPTMINIGSGLALFGVATVLCDIIVLYLLKKRFYYREKKYKYVEDYEFAPNATLECDTP, encoded by the exons ATGTCCAACTCCGGCGGCGACTGCTGTGGCTGCAGTTCTCTGTGTCAACTGCTCTTTGAATACGACACTCCCAGAATAGTGCACATAAAGAGCAGGAAGGTGGGCTTGATTAACCGCTTATTCCAAATGGGGATCCTAGCCTACGTGATCGG CTGGGTGTTTGTGTGGCAGAAGGGATATCAGGAATTTGACACCGTCATCAGTTCTGTCACCACCAAAGTTAAGGGCATTGCGGTGACCGACAACAGCGCGGGAGTGCGGATCTGGGATGTGGCTGATTATATCATACCTCCCCAG GAAGAAACCTCTTTTTTTGTGATGACTAACATGATTGTCACACCTGATCAAGAGCAAGGTCATTGTGCCGAG atGCCTGGTCCATCTACAACTTGCACCTCAGACAGGAACTGCACTAAAGGACTTGTTAATGTCAAGAGCAATG GTGTCCAAACAGGAAGGTGTGTGGCTTTCAATGGAACTGTCCAAACCTGTGAAGTGCTTGCCTGGTGTCCTGTGGAAAATGACCAAACTCTGCCCAA gcCGGCACTTTTGAAGGATGCTGAAAACTTCACAGTCCTCGTGAAGAACAATATTCGATATCCTAGGTTCAATTTTACAAA GAGGAACATTTTGCCCCATATCAACTCCACTTATCTGCAGCAGTGTGTATTTCATCGTCTGACAGATCCCGAATGTCCAATTTTTCGACTTGGGGATATTGTTCAAGAGGCTGGGGAAAACTTCCAGGATATGGCAATTGAA GGTGGTGTGATGGGAATCCAAATCAAATGGGAATGTGATTTAGATCAGTTATGGTCCAAGTGTATTCCTCGTTATACTTTTCGCCGGCTGGATAACAAAGACCCAGACAATAATGTTGCACCAGGCTACAACTTCAG ATTTTCCAAATACTACAAGTCTGCAAATGGCACTGAAATCCGAACTCTGATCAAAGCTTTTGGGATACGCTTTGATGTCATGGTTTTTGGAAAG GCTGGAAAGTTTAACATCATCCCTACAATGATCAACATCGGTTCTGGTCTTGCACTCTTTGGCGTT GCGACAGTGCTTTGTGACATCATTGTTCTGTACCTATTGAAGAAAAGATTTTactacagagaaaagaaatacaAGTATGTGGAGGACTATGAATTT gcaCCGAATGCAACATTAGAATGTGACACTCCATAA
- the LOC114669267 gene encoding P2X purinoceptor 4-like isoform X4, which yields MSNSGGDCCGCSSLCQLLFEYDTPRIVHIKSRKVGLINRLFQMGILAYVIGWVFVWQKGYQEFDTVISSVTTKVKGIAVTDNSAGVRIWDVADYIIPPQEETSFFVMTNMIVTPDQEQGHCAEMPGPSTTCTSDRNCTKGLVNVKSNGVQTGRCVAFNGTVQTCEVLAWCPVENDQTLPKPALLKDAENFTVLVKNNIRYPRFNFTKRNILPHINSTYLQQCVFHRLTDPECPIFRLGDIVQEAGENFQDMAIEGGVMGIQIKWECDLDQLWSKCIPRYTFRRLDNKDPDNNVAPGYNFRFSKYYKSANGTEIRTLIKAFGIRFDVMVFGKAGKFNIIPTMINIGSGLALFGVATVLCDIIVLYLLKKRFYYREKKYKHRMQH from the exons ATGTCCAACTCCGGCGGCGACTGCTGTGGCTGCAGTTCTCTGTGTCAACTGCTCTTTGAATACGACACTCCCAGAATAGTGCACATAAAGAGCAGGAAGGTGGGCTTGATTAACCGCTTATTCCAAATGGGGATCCTAGCCTACGTGATCGG CTGGGTGTTTGTGTGGCAGAAGGGATATCAGGAATTTGACACCGTCATCAGTTCTGTCACCACCAAAGTTAAGGGCATTGCGGTGACCGACAACAGCGCGGGAGTGCGGATCTGGGATGTGGCTGATTATATCATACCTCCCCAG GAAGAAACCTCTTTTTTTGTGATGACTAACATGATTGTCACACCTGATCAAGAGCAAGGTCATTGTGCCGAG atGCCTGGTCCATCTACAACTTGCACCTCAGACAGGAACTGCACTAAAGGACTTGTTAATGTCAAGAGCAATG GTGTCCAAACAGGAAGGTGTGTGGCTTTCAATGGAACTGTCCAAACCTGTGAAGTGCTTGCCTGGTGTCCTGTGGAAAATGACCAAACTCTGCCCAA gcCGGCACTTTTGAAGGATGCTGAAAACTTCACAGTCCTCGTGAAGAACAATATTCGATATCCTAGGTTCAATTTTACAAA GAGGAACATTTTGCCCCATATCAACTCCACTTATCTGCAGCAGTGTGTATTTCATCGTCTGACAGATCCCGAATGTCCAATTTTTCGACTTGGGGATATTGTTCAAGAGGCTGGGGAAAACTTCCAGGATATGGCAATTGAA GGTGGTGTGATGGGAATCCAAATCAAATGGGAATGTGATTTAGATCAGTTATGGTCCAAGTGTATTCCTCGTTATACTTTTCGCCGGCTGGATAACAAAGACCCAGACAATAATGTTGCACCAGGCTACAACTTCAG ATTTTCCAAATACTACAAGTCTGCAAATGGCACTGAAATCCGAACTCTGATCAAAGCTTTTGGGATACGCTTTGATGTCATGGTTTTTGGAAAG GCTGGAAAGTTTAACATCATCCCTACAATGATCAACATCGGTTCTGGTCTTGCACTCTTTGGCGTT GCGACAGTGCTTTGTGACATCATTGTTCTGTACCTATTGAAGAAAAGATTTTactacagagaaaagaaatacaA gcaCCGAATGCAACATTAG